One genomic window of Eptesicus fuscus isolate TK198812 chromosome 6, DD_ASM_mEF_20220401, whole genome shotgun sequence includes the following:
- the CIRBP gene encoding cold-inducible RNA-binding protein isoform X2 — MKPLEDLSEDFNDLPQATMASDEGKLFVGGLSFDTNEQSLEQVFSKYGQISEVVVVKDRETQRSRGFGFVTFENIDDAKDAMMAMNGKSVDGRQIRVDQAGKSSDNRSRGYRGGSAGGRGFFRGGRGRGRGFSRGGGDRGYGGSRFESRSGGYGGSRDYYSSRSQGGGYGDRSSGGSYRDSYDSYG, encoded by the exons ATGAAGCCCCTGGAGGATCTCAGTGAGGATTTCAACGATTTGCCACAGGCCACCATGGCATCAGATGAAGGCAAGCTTTTCGTTGGAGGGTTGAGTTTTGACACCAATGAGCAGTCGCTGGAGCAGGTCTTCTCAAAATATGGACAGATTTCTGAAG TGGTGGTCGTGAAAGACAGGGAGACCCAGCGGTCACGGGGCTTTGGGTTTGTCACCTTTGAGAACATCGACGATGCCAAAGATGCGATGATGGCCATGAATGGGAAG TCTGTGGACGGGCGACAGATTCgagttgaccaggctggcaagtcTTCTGATAACCGATCTCGTGGGTACCGAGGTGGCTCTGCTGGGGGCCGGGGTTTCTTCCGAGGAGGCCGAGGCCGGGGCCGTGGGTTCTCCAGAG GAGGAGGGGACCGAGGCTATGGGGGGAGCCGGTTCGAGTCCAGGAGTGGGGGCTATGGGGGCTCCAGAGACTACTACAGCAG CCGGAGTCAGGGTGGTGGCTATGGTGATCGGAGCTCTGGAGGGTCCTATAGAGACAGCTACGACAGTTATG GTTGA
- the CIRBP gene encoding cold-inducible RNA-binding protein isoform X1: MKPLEDLSEDFNDLPQATMASDEGKLFVGGLSFDTNEQSLEQVFSKYGQISEVVVVKDRETQRSRGFGFVTFENIDDAKDAMMAMNGKSVDGRQIRVDQAGKSSDNRSRGYRGGSAGGRGFFRGGRGRGRGFSRGGGDRGYGGSRFESRSGGYGGSRDYYSSRSQGGGYGDRSSGGSYRDSYDSYATHNE; encoded by the exons ATGAAGCCCCTGGAGGATCTCAGTGAGGATTTCAACGATTTGCCACAGGCCACCATGGCATCAGATGAAGGCAAGCTTTTCGTTGGAGGGTTGAGTTTTGACACCAATGAGCAGTCGCTGGAGCAGGTCTTCTCAAAATATGGACAGATTTCTGAAG TGGTGGTCGTGAAAGACAGGGAGACCCAGCGGTCACGGGGCTTTGGGTTTGTCACCTTTGAGAACATCGACGATGCCAAAGATGCGATGATGGCCATGAATGGGAAG TCTGTGGACGGGCGACAGATTCgagttgaccaggctggcaagtcTTCTGATAACCGATCTCGTGGGTACCGAGGTGGCTCTGCTGGGGGCCGGGGTTTCTTCCGAGGAGGCCGAGGCCGGGGCCGTGGGTTCTCCAGAG GAGGAGGGGACCGAGGCTATGGGGGGAGCCGGTTCGAGTCCAGGAGTGGGGGCTATGGGGGCTCCAGAGACTACTACAGCAG CCGGAGTCAGGGTGGTGGCTATGGTGATCGGAGCTCTGGAGGGTCCTATAGAGACAGCTACGACAGTTATG CTACACACAACGAGTAA
- the FAM174C gene encoding protein FAM174C, which produces MGLCVLPRSLLPTLLLSVLLFGTQGAASSSPHLAQTTLSPSQALTNGSQPGAPHNSTHPRPPGSPGSPILRSFYVLSGFLSLAVLYFLIRALRLKKPQRRSYGLLANTEDPTDMASLDSDEETVFETRNLR; this is translated from the exons ATGGGACTGTGCGTGCTGCCACGGTCGCTCCTGCCGACGTTGCTGCTGTCAGTGCTGCTCTTTGGAACCCAGGGGGCCGCTTCCTCGTCGCCACACCTCGCACAGACTACGCTCTCCCCATCGCAGGCCTTGACGAATGGGAGCCAGCCAGGCGCGCCTCACAACAGCACGCACCCTAGGCCGCCGGGCTCGCCAGGCTCGCCGATCCTGCGCTCCTTCTACGTGCTTTCTGGCTTCCTCAGCCTAGCAGTGCTCTACTTCCTCATCCGGGCCCTTAG GTTGAAGAAACCCCAGCGGAGGAGCTATGGCCTCCTGGCTAACACTGAGGACCCCACTGACATGGCCTCGCTGGACAGTGATGAGGAAACCGTCTTTGAGACCAGGAACCTGAGATG